The following proteins are co-located in the Pomacea canaliculata isolate SZHN2017 linkage group LG8, ASM307304v1, whole genome shotgun sequence genome:
- the LOC112570816 gene encoding N-acetylated-alpha-linked acidic dipeptidase-like protein, whose product MDSVDDISSTKQRRSTTLVLVVIAVAIVGGFTIGILIGRFATCPDEENAKYKKSVKEADSTITDLLMQSISAENIEVNLKHLTQSPHIAGRDRDFELVAYLKSKFTEYGLDSVKSTPYQVLLSYPDNENPNTVLIVNNTGGETIVFDSTSTESNVSQLEGVIRPFLAYSPSGVVNVSVSTDGSPEC is encoded by the exons ATGGACAGTGTAGATGATATTTCAAGTACGAAGCAGCGTCGAAGCACAACCCTGGTTTTGGTTGTCATCGCCGTTGCCATAGTGGGAGGCTTCACCATCGGCATTTTGATTGGTCGCTTTGCCACGTGTCCTGATGAGGAAAATGCGAAATACAAAAAGTCGGTGAAAGAAGCGGATTCAACGATAACTGATCTTCTAATGCAGTCTATCAGCGCAGAAAACATAGAAGTAAACTTAAA ACACCTGACACAGAGTCCTCACATCGCAGGAAGGGACCGCGACTTTGAGCTTGTGGCCTACCTCAAGAGTAAATTTACAGAATATGGACTGGATTCTGTAAAATCCACGCCGTACCAGGTTCTCCTGTCGTATCCAGACAACGAGAATCCCAATACTGTGCTGATTGTGAACAACACAGGCGGGGAGACTATCGTCTTCGACTCCACTTCCACCGAGAGCAACGTCTCTCAACTTGAGGGAGTTATCCGCCCTTTTCTGGCTTACTCCCCCTCTGGTGTAGTCAACGTGAGTGTGAGCACAGACGGGAGTCCTGAGTGCTGA